The Coffea arabica cultivar ET-39 chromosome 1e, Coffea Arabica ET-39 HiFi, whole genome shotgun sequence genome has a window encoding:
- the LOC140003691 gene encoding probable aspartic proteinase GIP1 has protein sequence MDHHPMKLRMSSSGSMLQTAILPSSSCMLPHNTHVNKAMTNSLIHELASSGVLVNTSYFPPTLRICFCPIPIQTMEFNPQEKQWRLFKFKLQFFSVVPFLCIHLSSSAVLAPILQDPSTRLQFLSLYLRTPYQQPTKLLVDLTAPFSWVECTCSNRSSCTYRYHPLPCASPLCNWLNSPACSNCSSEPTDPICSDGLCHLFFARPRNRKRVRVQALADSLALPVTNGRNPGQLEVVPEFVFSCSERSLLKGHVPRGVTGLAALGQSKFSLPAQVSNSLSSPNVFALCPSDSPSAPGVAFFGTRGPYFFLPEIDLSKHLNYTPLLISTDEDEAYLIGLTSIRVNGRVAVKLNRSVLTVDENGFGGTTLSLSTPYTVLESSIYASLVEAFVNESAAAAFKLTATQPVSPFSVCYDAGDVLVTSAGPAVPTIDLVMQSNDVVWRILGSNSMVRMAREGVDVWCLALLDGGANPPATIVIGGQQMVDNLLQFDLDSQQLGFSSSVLVHDTMCANFNFTVNT, from the coding sequence ATGGATCATCATCCCATGAAATTGCGGATGTCTTCTTCCGGTTCCATGTTGCAAACTGCTATTCTACCATCATCCTCCTGCATGCTTCCCCACAACACACACGTCAATAAGGCCATGACTAATAGTCTAATACATGAACTTGCGTCATCTGGTGTGTTGGTTAATACTTCCTACTTTCCACCTACGCTACGAATTTGTTTCTGCCCCATTCCAATCCAAACCATGGAATTCAATCCTCAAGAAAAGCAATGGCGCCTCTTTAAGTTCAAGCTCCAGTTCTTTTCCGTCGTTCCATTTCTGTGCATTCACCTTTCTTCTTCAGCTGTTTTAGCTCCCATTCTCCAGGATCCTTCCACTCGGCTTCAGTTTCTGTCACTTTACTTGAGAACCCCTTACCAGCAGCCCACAAAACTACTCGTTGACCTCACTGCCCCTTTCAGCTGGGTGGAATGTACCTGCAGCAACCGCTCTTCCTGTACGTACCGCTACCACCCGCTTCCCTGCGCTTCTCCTCTTTGCAACTGGCTCAATTCACCCGCTTGTTCAAACTGCTCTTCTGAACCCACCGATCCCATTTGCTCCGACGGCTTGTGCCATCTCTTCTTCGCAAGACCAAGGAACCGGAAAAGAGTGAGGGTGCAGGCACTAGCTGACTCCCTGGCACTACCCGTCACCAACGGTCGCAACCCGGGTCAGCTCGAGGTCGTCCCCGAATTTGTATTCTCATGTTCTGAGAGGTCATTACTCAAAGGCCATGTCCCCAGAGGTGTCACCGGCTTGGCAGCCCTTGGCCAGTCCAAATTCTCGCTGCCGGCCCAAGTTAGCAATTCTCTATCTTCCCCAAATGTTTTTGCTCTGTGCCCGTCGGATTCACCGTCGGCTCCGGGAGTGGCTTTTTTCGGTACTAGAGGTCCATATTTCTTTCTGCCCGAGATTGACctctcaaaacatctgaattaCACTCCACTCCTTATCTCAACCGACGAAGACGAAGCATACCTCATCGGCTTGACTTCCATAAGAGTCAACGGCAGAGTCGCCGTGAAACTAAACCGGAGCGTCCTGACCGTCGATGAGAATGGTTTTGGTGGGACCACGCTCAGCCTGTCAACTCCATACACCGTATTAGAGTCTTCAATCTACGCGAGTTTAGTTGAGGCGTTCGTGAACGAATCTGCAGCTGCCGCCTTCAAGCTCACCGCAACGCAGCCCGTGAGTCCATTTAGCGTGTGTTATGATGCGGGGGATGTTCTGGTAACGAGCGCTGGACCGGCAGTACCGACCATTGATCTGGTGATGCAGTCTAATGACGTAGTTTGGAGAATATTGGGATCAAATTCGATGGTTAGGATGGCGAGGGAGGGAGTAGATGTGTGGTGCTTGGCTTTATTGGACGGTGGGGCGAATCCTCCGGCGACGATTGTCATCGGGGGGCAACAGATGGTGGACAATCTACTACAGTTTGACCTGGATTCTCAGCAGCTAGGATTTAGCTCTTCGGTGTTGGTACACGATACCATGTGCGCCAACTTCAACTTCACGGTTAACACTTAA
- the LOC113716797 gene encoding probable aspartic proteinase GIP2, which yields MGGSGMHIIIDLKLKAMQAPASKPLSFTNLLSSSLLLIFISSSLHPAQADQPLLTPIKKDTSTNLYSVSAYLKTPLQHTNLHLDLGASLTWVDCTRRYNSSTYRHVLYNASLCLELDTRIYGNCFKSPGPSCFNDSCEFFPENSVTRQVAIGDILLDSLALPATDGRNPGKLGLDSDFVFSCGTTKLLRGLARGVTGLAALGRFNFSLPAQLSRAFSSPLIFAICLPSTPSANGAAFFNSAGPYYFLPGIDLSKSLIYTPLLLNPYGGTVITYPNRPSDEYFIGVTSIKVNGNAVPLNKTLLAINQENGFGGTKVTTSTPYTLLQTSIFKAFTAAFEQESAALNLSSITPVKPFSLCYEADKIASTRVGPAVPTIDLVLQSDDVFWRIFGPNSMVSVKVNGVNGLCLGFVDGGPNPRTSIVIGGHQIEDNLLQFDLVSNRLGFSSSVLFRSTTCSNFNFITNK from the coding sequence ATGGGTGGCAGCGGCATGCATATTATTATTGATTTGAAGTTGAAAGCCATGCAAGCTCCAGCCTCGAAACCCCTCTCCTTCACCAACCTCCTCTCCTCCTCATTGTTATTAATCTTCATCTCCTCATCTCTCCACCCCGCCCAAGCAGACCAACCCCTCCTCACACCCATCAAAAAGGACACCTCCACCAACTTATACTCTGTCTCAGCTTACCTCAAGACCCCTCTTCAACACACCAATTTGCACCTCGACTTGGGAGCCTCCCTCACCTGGGTTGACTGCACTCGTCGCTACAACTCCTCCACTTACCGCCACGTCCTCTACAACGCCTCCCTCTGCCTTGAGCTCGACACCCGCATTTATGGCAACTGTTTCAAAAGTCCCGGTCCCTCGTGCTTCAACGACTCCTGCGAATTCTTCCCTGAGAATTCCGTGACTCGGCAGGTTGCCATAGGAGATATACTGCTCGACTCGCTTGCCTTGCCCGCCACTGACGGCCGAAACCCGGGCAAACTGGGCCTGGATTCGGATTTCGTGTTTTCTTGCGGTACAACCAAGTTGCTGAGGGGCTTGGCTAGAGGAGTCACCGGATTGGCGGCTTTAGGCAGGTTCAATTTCTCCCTGCCGGCTCAGCTCAGCCGAGCCTTCTCTTCTCCATTGATATTCGCGATTTGCTTGCCCAGTACGCCCTCCGCAAACGGCGCGGCTTTCTTCAACTCCGCCGGGCCATATTACTTCTTGCCCGGAATTGACCTTTCAAAATCGCTGATTTACACTCCCCTCCTCTTAAACCCCTACGGCGGCACCGTAATCACTTACCCTAACCGCCCATCGGATGAGTATTTCATTGGGGTGACTTCCATCAAGGTCAACGGCAATGCCGTGCCTTTAAATAAGACCCTCCTTGCCATCAATCAAGAGAATGGATTCGGCGGGACCAAGGTTACGACTTCCACGCCATACACCCTGCTGCAAACCTCCATTTTCAAGGCCTTCACGGCCGCGTTTGAGCAGGAATCAGCCGCTCTCAACCTCTCCTCAATAACGCCGGTGAAGCCATTCAGTTTGTGCTACGAAGCGGACAAGATAGCCAGCACGCGCGTGGGACCGGCTGTTCCCACCATTGATCTCGTGCTGCAGAGTGATGATGTGTTTTGGAGGATCTTTGGCCCGAATTCGATGGTCAGCGTCAAAGTCAACGGTGTGAATGGCTTGTGCCTGGGTTTCGTGGATGGCGGGCCAAACCCCAGGACCTCAATCGTGATTGGAGGACATCAGATTGAAGACAATCTGCTCCAGTTTGACCTGGTTTCCAACAGGCTCGGTTTCAGCTCTTCCGTTCTGTTCCGGAGCACAACTTGCTCCAACTTCAATTTCATCACCAACAAATGA
- the LOC113716802 gene encoding uncharacterized protein, whose translation MARKPVKFCVVDAFADQAFKGNPAAVCVLEDDKDEEWMQSVATEFNISETCYLTRIVDSDSQSTTPRFKLRWFTPVAEVKLCGHATLAASYFLFSYGLVNSDKIEFLTLSGILTAKKVPDSKTSNSMDHQNGDIQEDYFVELDFPVVPIAAPNSAEISEISKSLNGASVVEIHKTTTEEDLLVVLPSGKAVVEAEPLFDEIKRCPGRGLIITGPAPPESGFDFYSRFFCPKYGINEDPVCGSAHCALAPYWSKKLGKCDFVAYQASPRSGVLHLHVDEKNQRVLLRGKAVVVTEGSILV comes from the exons ATGGCCAGAAAACCTGTTAAGTTCTGCGTG GTGGATGCTTTCGCGGACCAGGCGTTCAAGGGGAACCCGGCGGCAGTGTGTGTGTTAGAGGACGACAAGGACGAAGAATGGATGCAATCTGTTGCTACCGAATTTAATATCTCGGAAACTTGTTACCTCACTCGGATTGTCGACTCTGACTCACAGTCCACAACTCCCAGATTTAAACTACGTTGGTTCACTCCAGTAGCTGAG GTTAAACTCTGTGGACATGCAACGTTAGCAGCTTCATATTTTCTCTTCAGTTATGGTCTGGTGAATTCTGATAAGATAGAATTCCTGACGCTATCAGGAATTTTAACAGCCAAGAAAGTGCCAGATTCCAAAACCTCAAATTCAATGGACCATCAAAATGGCGATATCCAAGAGGACTACTTTGTTGAATTAGATTTCCCTGTAGTCCCAATTGCTGCACCTAATTCTGCGGAGATCTCGGAAATCTCTAAAAGCTTGAATGGTGCTTCAGTGGTCGAGATCCATAAGACAACTACTGAAGAGGATCTCCTT GTTGTGCTCCCATCAGGAAAGGCAGTTGTAGAAGCAGAACCACTTTTTGATGAGATCAAAAGATGTCCAGGCAGAGGGCTAATTATAACAGGACCTGCACCCCCTGAATCTGGATTTGACTTCTACAGTCGCTTCTTCTGCCCAAAATATGGGATCAATGAG GATCCTGTATGTGGGAGTGCACATTGTGCCTTGGCACCGTACTGGAGCAAAAAGCTTGGGAAATGCGATTTTGTTGCATATcag GCATCACCAAGAAGTGGTGTGCTCCATTTGCATGTGGACGAGAAGAATCAAAGAGTGCTTCTGCGAGGGAAAGCAGTTGTTGTAACAGAGGGCTCTATTTTGGTCTGA
- the LOC113716810 gene encoding uncharacterized protein isoform X1, with protein MATPQILQREEDLLLWQSLFDDPKGENEKCRGTDIEKKIEFLESLTGKVSNRRSRRWLNDRLLMELVPRLNAEEIRGLFAPPPWGDDVPLSPFSMTNIGEWDKFRTVDMDKETMMIEALKGSGMKQKSCGDADKVAVLTAWHRVDCRTREAFRRSFLPELISGYEECIRDFVKETGDGGVLELNVQDPFRRLLLHGVCEFYNLVSVTVTQSKGTETLKMTRIRKKKAGDFELPNITLCNFLKMAKEGIS; from the exons ATGGCGACCCCTCAGATTTTGCAGAGAGAAGAAGATCTTCTCTTATGGCAGTCCCTCTTTGATGACCCCAAAG GAGAAAATGAGAAGTGCAGAGGAACGGATATTGAGAAAAAGATCGAGTTCCTGGAGAGCTTGACTGGAAAA GTCAGCAACCGGAGATCTCGAAGATGGTTAAATGATCGCCTTTTAATGGAGCTCGTTCCTCGTCTAAATGCAGAAGAAATTAGAGGCTTGTTTGCTCCACCGCCTTGGG GTGATGATGTGCCACTGTCCCCATTTAGCATGACAAATATAGGAGAATGGGACAAATTTAGAACCGTGGATATGGATAAAGAG ACGATGATGATAGAAGCCCTCAAAGGTTCAGGAATGAAACAGAAAAGTTGTGGTGATGCAGACAAGGTTGCTGTACTTACTGCATGGCATAGAGTTGATTGTAGAACTAGAGAAGCTTTCCGTCGTAGCTTTCTTCCAGAATTGATAAGTGGATATGAG GAGTGCATCCGGGACTTTGTCAAGGAGACTGGAGATGGTGGTGTTCTTGAGTTAAATGTTCAAGATCCTTTCCGCCGGTTGTTGCTGCACGGTGTTTGTGAG TTCTACAACTTGGTGTCAGTAACAGTGACGCAATCAAAGGGAACAGAGACATTGAAAATGACCAGAATAAGGAAGAAGAAGGCCGGTGATTTTGAGCTTCCGAACATCACTCTTTGTAACTTTCTCAAGATGGCGAAAGAAGGGATCTCGTGA
- the LOC113716810 gene encoding uncharacterized protein isoform X3 → MTPKVSNRRSRRWLNDRLLMELVPRLNAEEIRGLFAPPPWGDDVPLSPFSMTNIGEWDKFRTVDMDKETMMIEALKGSGMKQKSCGDADKVAVLTAWHRVDCRTREAFRRSFLPELISGYEECIRDFVKETGDGGVLELNVQDPFRRLLLHGVCEFYNLVSVTVTQSKGTETLKMTRIRKKKAGDFELPNITLCNFLKMAKEGIS, encoded by the exons ATGACCCCAAAG GTCAGCAACCGGAGATCTCGAAGATGGTTAAATGATCGCCTTTTAATGGAGCTCGTTCCTCGTCTAAATGCAGAAGAAATTAGAGGCTTGTTTGCTCCACCGCCTTGGG GTGATGATGTGCCACTGTCCCCATTTAGCATGACAAATATAGGAGAATGGGACAAATTTAGAACCGTGGATATGGATAAAGAG ACGATGATGATAGAAGCCCTCAAAGGTTCAGGAATGAAACAGAAAAGTTGTGGTGATGCAGACAAGGTTGCTGTACTTACTGCATGGCATAGAGTTGATTGTAGAACTAGAGAAGCTTTCCGTCGTAGCTTTCTTCCAGAATTGATAAGTGGATATGAG GAGTGCATCCGGGACTTTGTCAAGGAGACTGGAGATGGTGGTGTTCTTGAGTTAAATGTTCAAGATCCTTTCCGCCGGTTGTTGCTGCACGGTGTTTGTGAG TTCTACAACTTGGTGTCAGTAACAGTGACGCAATCAAAGGGAACAGAGACATTGAAAATGACCAGAATAAGGAAGAAGAAGGCCGGTGATTTTGAGCTTCCGAACATCACTCTTTGTAACTTTCTCAAGATGGCGAAAGAAGGGATCTCGTGA
- the LOC113716810 gene encoding uncharacterized protein isoform X2 has translation MTPKGIIAGENEKCRGTDIEKKIEFLESLTGKVSNRRSRRWLNDRLLMELVPRLNAEEIRGLFAPPPWGDDVPLSPFSMTNIGEWDKFRTVDMDKETMMIEALKGSGMKQKSCGDADKVAVLTAWHRVDCRTREAFRRSFLPELISGYEECIRDFVKETGDGGVLELNVQDPFRRLLLHGVCEFYNLVSVTVTQSKGTETLKMTRIRKKKAGDFELPNITLCNFLKMAKEGIS, from the exons ATGACCCCAAAG GGGATAATTGCAGGAGAAAATGAGAAGTGCAGAGGAACGGATATTGAGAAAAAGATCGAGTTCCTGGAGAGCTTGACTGGAAAA GTCAGCAACCGGAGATCTCGAAGATGGTTAAATGATCGCCTTTTAATGGAGCTCGTTCCTCGTCTAAATGCAGAAGAAATTAGAGGCTTGTTTGCTCCACCGCCTTGGG GTGATGATGTGCCACTGTCCCCATTTAGCATGACAAATATAGGAGAATGGGACAAATTTAGAACCGTGGATATGGATAAAGAG ACGATGATGATAGAAGCCCTCAAAGGTTCAGGAATGAAACAGAAAAGTTGTGGTGATGCAGACAAGGTTGCTGTACTTACTGCATGGCATAGAGTTGATTGTAGAACTAGAGAAGCTTTCCGTCGTAGCTTTCTTCCAGAATTGATAAGTGGATATGAG GAGTGCATCCGGGACTTTGTCAAGGAGACTGGAGATGGTGGTGTTCTTGAGTTAAATGTTCAAGATCCTTTCCGCCGGTTGTTGCTGCACGGTGTTTGTGAG TTCTACAACTTGGTGTCAGTAACAGTGACGCAATCAAAGGGAACAGAGACATTGAAAATGACCAGAATAAGGAAGAAGAAGGCCGGTGATTTTGAGCTTCCGAACATCACTCTTTGTAACTTTCTCAAGATGGCGAAAGAAGGGATCTCGTGA